A stretch of the Thiomicrorhabdus indica genome encodes the following:
- the purM gene encoding phosphoribosylformylglycinamidine cyclo-ligase codes for MTDTTQSISYKDAGVDIDAGNALVQAIKPIAKATTRPEVPASLGGFGALFELDMTKYKNPLLVSGTDGVGTKLRLAIDSGKHDQVGIDLVAMCVNDLIVQGAEPLFFLDYYATGKLDLDVATDVVKGIGEGCLQAGCALIGGETAEMPGMYPQGDYDLAGFCVGIVEKSDLIDGTKVKAGDVMIGLASSGPHSNGYSLIRKIIDVKGADLNTDIDGQPLIDALMAPTRIYVKQLLELMKVVDIHAISHITGGGLLENLPRVMPDNTKATVNTNSWKRPAVFDWLQNAGNVEYEELHRTLNCGIGMVIVVDESEQDKALAALEAAGEKAYIIGQIEASDTKEPSVTLTQG; via the coding sequence ATGACTGACACAACACAATCCATTAGCTATAAAGACGCCGGCGTAGATATTGATGCTGGAAATGCCCTCGTTCAAGCAATTAAACCGATTGCCAAAGCAACCACCCGACCTGAAGTTCCTGCTTCACTCGGCGGTTTCGGGGCTTTGTTCGAATTGGACATGACCAAATATAAAAATCCACTATTGGTGTCTGGAACGGATGGTGTTGGAACCAAATTGCGTCTAGCAATTGATTCTGGCAAACACGATCAAGTCGGTATCGACTTAGTCGCAATGTGTGTGAACGACCTAATTGTTCAAGGCGCAGAGCCTCTATTCTTCCTTGACTACTATGCCACTGGAAAGCTTGATCTTGACGTTGCAACCGATGTCGTCAAAGGTATTGGTGAGGGTTGTTTGCAAGCCGGCTGCGCTCTAATTGGCGGTGAAACCGCTGAAATGCCGGGAATGTACCCTCAAGGTGATTACGATTTAGCCGGTTTCTGTGTAGGGATTGTCGAAAAATCTGACTTGATTGATGGCACGAAAGTAAAAGCCGGTGACGTTATGATTGGTCTAGCTTCGAGCGGACCTCATTCAAATGGTTACTCATTGATCCGTAAAATTATTGATGTGAAAGGCGCTGACCTGAATACAGATATTGATGGTCAACCATTGATTGATGCGCTGATGGCACCAACTCGTATTTATGTAAAGCAATTGCTTGAACTAATGAAAGTGGTCGACATCCACGCAATTTCTCACATTACTGGTGGCGGCCTTCTTGAAAACCTACCGCGTGTCATGCCCGACAACACCAAAGCAACCGTAAATACGAATAGCTGGAAACGCCCTGCTGTTTTCGATTGGTTGCAAAATGCAGGTAATGTTGAGTACGAAGAACTTCATCGTACATTAAACTGCGGTATTGGTATGGTTATCGTAGTGGATGAAAGTGAACAAGATAAGGCACTGGCAGCTCTTGAGGCAGCCGGTGAAAAAGCCTATATCATTGGTCAGATCGAAGCCAGTGATACGAAAGAACCAAGCGTGACATTAACACAAGGTTAA
- the gshB gene encoding glutathione synthase, which translates to MHIGFMIAPWESLTPTKNSTILVIRECLKRGHKVSILYPENLTVRNNVAYGGLMRIEEMEKIPENIVQFHKKVTFKPVLTPLHSLDSLMIRKDPPIDPVIFNFLDSIKNECVIMNDVDGIRKANNKLFTSTFNDPSNSYLPITHVSKDKEFIRKAIKEMPGDKVILKPLVGSGGHGVIVLEKNAQSNISSILDFYISGTGNENYVIIQEYIEGAEQGDVRVLMLNGKFLGAYNRKPPEGDIRANIQIGGTAHKYKMTDSQMAVCRKIGPRLAADGLYFVGVDMIGDKILEVNVLNPGGISNINKLDKVKLHLNVVDFIEEKVNEKHEKRAELEFLLKRLNDLRSDDY; encoded by the coding sequence ATGCATATTGGTTTTATGATTGCGCCATGGGAGTCTCTAACTCCTACCAAAAATTCTACGATTCTTGTTATCCGTGAATGCCTAAAACGCGGCCATAAGGTCTCAATTCTCTATCCAGAAAATCTGACAGTACGCAACAATGTTGCTTATGGAGGTTTAATGCGAATTGAAGAGATGGAAAAAATTCCTGAAAACATTGTTCAGTTCCATAAAAAAGTCACTTTTAAACCCGTGCTAACACCTCTGCACTCACTCGACAGCTTAATGATTCGAAAAGATCCGCCGATTGATCCAGTGATTTTTAACTTCTTGGATTCCATTAAAAACGAATGCGTGATTATGAATGATGTTGATGGCATACGAAAAGCGAACAACAAACTATTCACTTCGACTTTCAACGATCCAAGCAATAGTTACTTACCGATTACCCACGTTTCAAAAGACAAAGAGTTTATTCGAAAAGCCATTAAAGAGATGCCTGGCGATAAAGTTATTCTCAAACCTTTGGTTGGCTCAGGTGGCCATGGAGTCATCGTTCTCGAAAAAAATGCACAGTCGAATATTAGCTCTATTTTGGATTTCTACATTAGCGGAACTGGCAACGAGAACTATGTCATCATTCAAGAATACATCGAAGGTGCTGAGCAAGGAGATGTTCGTGTACTCATGCTGAATGGGAAGTTTCTGGGCGCTTACAACCGTAAACCACCTGAAGGTGATATTCGCGCCAACATCCAAATTGGCGGCACCGCACACAAATATAAAATGACCGATTCACAAATGGCAGTCTGTCGAAAAATTGGTCCCCGTTTGGCCGCTGATGGTTTGTATTTTGTGGGCGTCGATATGATTGGTGACAAAATCTTGGAAGTGAATGTCTTAAACCCGGGCGGAATTAGCAATATCAACAAACTCGACAAGGTCAAACTTCATTTAAATGTGGTTGATTTTATAGAAGAAAAAGTCAATGAAAAACACGAAAAGCGCGCTGAGCTAGAATTTTTGCTGAAACGCCTAAACGATCTAAGAAGTGATGACTATTAA
- the purN gene encoding phosphoribosylglycinamide formyltransferase → MKIAVLISGNGSNLQAIIDHQQQSKNLYEIVLVISNRPEAFGLKRAQKAGIATKVIDHTNFTGREAFDEQMKIALDKAEVELVVLAGFMRILSAEFTEHFLGRMLNIHPSLLPKYQGLNTHQRALDSGDKEHGLSVHFVTPELDGGPVIVQSKTNIQNDDTAESLQQRIHTLEHTAYPTVVEWFAQGRLLFKQSKVYFDAKELNSPIILTSDNSNA, encoded by the coding sequence ATGAAAATCGCTGTGCTCATTTCAGGAAATGGCTCTAACCTGCAAGCCATTATTGACCACCAACAACAATCTAAAAACCTTTACGAAATTGTTTTGGTGATTAGTAATCGCCCTGAAGCATTTGGCCTCAAAAGAGCTCAAAAAGCTGGCATTGCGACCAAGGTCATTGACCATACAAACTTTACCGGCCGGGAAGCTTTTGATGAACAAATGAAAATTGCATTAGATAAGGCAGAAGTAGAACTTGTTGTTTTAGCTGGGTTCATGCGAATTTTAAGCGCCGAATTTACCGAGCACTTTCTTGGAAGAATGCTGAACATCCATCCATCACTTTTGCCGAAATATCAAGGCCTAAACACACATCAACGAGCACTGGATTCAGGTGATAAGGAACATGGATTGAGTGTTCACTTTGTAACACCAGAACTTGATGGCGGCCCAGTCATTGTTCAATCTAAAACGAACATTCAAAATGACGATACGGCTGAATCATTGCAACAACGAATTCACACGCTTGAACACACCGCTTATCCAACGGTTGTCGAATGGTTTGCACAAGGCCGCCTGCTTTTCAAACAGTCAAAAGTCTATTTCGATGCCAAAGAACTGAATTCGCCAATTATTTTAACGAGTGATAATTCCAATGCTTAA
- the dcd gene encoding dCTP deaminase, which produces MKLSDRDIIQHLKAGHINIEPMPSTDKIKGISVDLRLDNRFRVFADHTAPYIDLSGPKDEVQKIMDRVMGEEITIEEDQAFFLHPGELALAATYESVTIPDNLVGWLDGRSSLARLGLMVHVTAHRIDPGWHGQIVLEIFNSGKLPLALRPGMDICAINFETLSSASEKPYNKRLDAKYRNQQGPTASRINQDSKQEAENQEQLDLLPD; this is translated from the coding sequence ATGAAACTAAGCGATCGCGACATTATTCAACATCTTAAGGCTGGACACATTAACATTGAACCTATGCCAAGCACAGACAAAATTAAAGGCATCAGTGTTGACTTGCGACTTGATAACCGTTTTCGAGTTTTCGCTGACCACACCGCACCCTATATTGATTTAAGCGGCCCCAAAGATGAAGTTCAAAAAATTATGGATCGGGTGATGGGTGAAGAAATCACAATAGAGGAAGACCAAGCATTTTTCTTGCATCCGGGTGAATTGGCACTTGCTGCAACTTACGAATCCGTTACGATTCCCGACAACTTAGTAGGTTGGCTAGATGGACGTTCTAGCCTAGCGCGTTTGGGTTTGATGGTGCACGTGACTGCACATCGAATCGACCCCGGCTGGCATGGTCAAATTGTGTTGGAAATTTTTAACAGCGGAAAGCTTCCACTTGCCCTTCGCCCAGGAATGGACATTTGTGCCATTAATTTTGAAACACTTTCGAGCGCTTCGGAAAAACCCTACAACAAACGTTTGGATGCGAAATACCGCAATCAGCAAGGCCCAACAGCCAGCCGTATCAATCAAGATAGCAAACAAGAAGCTGAAAATCAGGAACAGCTAGATTTATTACCTGACTAA
- a CDS encoding DUF3108 domain-containing protein, with translation MLKSLSCKLSGFERLRHYFVASTLFIGVQLASPNTYAFTLNDFTAHFTVQVASFNIGQGTHTFKCVEQNCTLKSYAKPSGFIRNFFKDELYETTELTQTDSQLLWQSYQRKDVRYKGSKVSERVKTLEKTDQAIIYTEKQQSFPLNHSAFDQMSIAYVIQWLRLNNAPRDKFNKLILQTEKGQFPINFTEFGQATTLGLAFANSTLKAEKFVLQTDKINVELWCLAEYDWFPAKIKIYNKDKDRTITLELAKAPRLEY, from the coding sequence ATGCTTAAGTCTTTATCTTGTAAGCTTTCTGGCTTTGAAAGACTCAGGCATTACTTTGTGGCATCGACTCTGTTTATCGGCGTTCAATTAGCCAGTCCAAATACCTATGCATTCACGCTAAACGATTTCACAGCACACTTTACGGTTCAAGTGGCCAGTTTTAATATTGGACAAGGCACACATACCTTTAAATGTGTTGAACAAAACTGTACTTTAAAAAGCTACGCAAAACCCAGTGGGTTTATTCGAAATTTTTTTAAGGATGAGCTTTACGAAACGACTGAACTGACACAAACGGATTCACAATTGCTTTGGCAAAGCTACCAAAGAAAAGATGTACGTTACAAAGGCAGCAAAGTATCTGAGCGAGTCAAAACCTTAGAAAAAACCGATCAAGCTATTATCTATACTGAAAAACAGCAAAGCTTCCCACTCAATCATTCAGCATTTGACCAAATGAGCATTGCTTATGTAATTCAATGGTTACGCCTAAACAACGCACCCAGAGACAAATTCAACAAACTTATTCTTCAAACAGAAAAAGGTCAATTCCCAATTAATTTTACTGAGTTTGGTCAAGCGACAACTCTTGGCTTAGCTTTTGCCAACTCAACTCTTAAAGCGGAGAAGTTCGTTCTACAAACCGACAAGATAAATGTTGAATTATGGTGCTTAGCCGAGTACGACTGGTTTCCTGCCAAAATCAAAATTTATAATAAAGATAAAGACCGAACCATTACCTTAGAACTTGCTAAGGCGCCTCGTTTAGAGTATTAA